A DNA window from Alligator mississippiensis isolate rAllMis1 chromosome 11, rAllMis1, whole genome shotgun sequence contains the following coding sequences:
- the LOC132244083 gene encoding zinc finger protein RFP-like, protein MAAQNPIGNLQDEATCPICLEYFTQPVTLECGHNFCRDCITQCWNRLQPKCFCPQCRQDVQQKNLRPNRQLENILKIAKQLTVQAVKGAGGKEVCQEHQEPLKLFCEEDQTPICVVCDRSRSHRAHAVVPIEEAAKEYKVGNVYPV, encoded by the coding sequence atggcagcacagaaCCCTATAGGAAACCTCCAGGATGAAGCTACCTGCCCCATCTGCCTGGAGTATTTTACTCAACCTGTCACTCTGGAGTGTGGGCATAACTTCTGCCGAGACTGCATCACCCAGTGCTGGAATAGATTACAGCCCAAGTGCTTCTGCCCCCAGTGCAGGCAAGATGTGCAGCAGAAAAACCTCAGGCCCAACAGGCAGCTGGAGAACATCTTAAAGATAGCCAAACAGTTGACCGTGCAGGCAGTtaaaggggcaggagggaaggaggtgtGCCAGGAACATCAGGAGCCTCTGAAACTGTTCTGTGAGGAGGATCAAACCCCCATCTGCGTGGTGTGTGACAGATCCCGGAGTCACCGAGCTCATGCTGTGGTTCCCATTGAGGAGGCTGCCAAGGAGTACAAGGTAGGGAATGTCTATCCAGTGTAA